In Gemmatimonadota bacterium, the following proteins share a genomic window:
- the nhaA gene encoding Na+/H+ antiporter NhaA gives MSNQKLPFIDAFLRLESASGILLMLATALALIFANSFLEPLYHFLLNIPIQIHIAALDIHKPLQLWINDGLMAIFFFLVGLELKREFLEGELSDRRNIVLPGVGAVGGMIVPALIYFLFNSGNSDALRGWAVPVATDIAFALGVLALLGSRVPISIKVFLTSLAILDDIGAIAIIAVFYAAEISIPALLVAAGCVLVLFFLNNRNWVSHSSYMMVGVVLWIALVKSGVHATLAGVILAIFIPMRSRTDPDVSPLKILEHDLHTVVAFVILPVFAFANAGISFEGMTLDQVLHGVPVGVALGLFLGKQIGIFGLCWMFVKFKWASLPTGMTWTSIYGASALCGIGFTMSLFIGSLAFADIDTYGLFDERLGIMAGSLLSGVLGYIVLRNCLPPTEKKTEPVGEELERVV, from the coding sequence ATGTCGAATCAGAAATTACCGTTCATCGACGCCTTTTTACGCCTGGAATCCGCCAGCGGCATCCTCCTGATGCTCGCGACCGCGCTGGCCTTGATTTTCGCGAACTCGTTCCTTGAGCCGCTTTACCACTTCCTGCTGAATATCCCGATTCAGATTCACATTGCCGCGCTGGATATCCACAAGCCGCTGCAGCTCTGGATCAACGACGGCCTGATGGCCATCTTCTTCTTCCTCGTCGGCCTGGAACTGAAGCGCGAATTCCTCGAGGGCGAGTTGTCGGACCGGCGAAACATCGTCCTGCCCGGCGTGGGCGCCGTCGGCGGCATGATCGTCCCCGCGCTGATCTATTTCCTCTTCAACAGCGGCAATTCTGACGCATTGCGAGGCTGGGCTGTCCCGGTGGCCACGGATATCGCCTTCGCCCTCGGCGTGCTGGCCCTCCTGGGCTCCCGCGTGCCCATTTCGATCAAGGTCTTCCTCACCTCCCTGGCCATACTGGACGACATCGGGGCCATCGCGATTATCGCGGTGTTCTACGCTGCGGAAATATCGATACCGGCCCTACTGGTAGCCGCGGGCTGCGTACTGGTACTGTTCTTTCTGAACAACAGGAACTGGGTCTCCCACAGTTCCTACATGATGGTCGGCGTAGTCCTGTGGATCGCCCTGGTGAAGTCCGGCGTCCACGCGACGCTGGCGGGCGTGATCCTGGCCATATTCATTCCCATGCGGTCCAGGACCGATCCCGACGTCTCGCCGCTCAAGATCCTGGAGCACGATCTGCATACGGTCGTCGCCTTCGTCATCCTTCCCGTGTTCGCTTTCGCCAACGCCGGGATCAGTTTCGAGGGCATGACGCTCGATCAGGTCCTTCACGGCGTTCCCGTCGGTGTGGCGCTGGGCCTGTTCCTGGGTAAGCAGATCGGTATCTTCGGCCTCTGCTGGATGTTCGTCAAATTCAAATGGGCCAGCCTGCCCACGGGCATGACCTGGACGAGCATATACGGAGCCAGCGCATTGTGTGGCATCGGGTTTACCATGAGCCTCTTCATCGGGTCGCTGGCCTTCGCGGACATCGACACGTACGGGTTATTCGACGAAAGACTGGGGATCATGGCCGGCTCGCTGCTGTCGGGCGTGTTGGGCTACATCGTCCTGCGTAACTGCCTGCCGCCCACGGAGAAGAAGACCGAGCCTGTTGGGGAAGAGTTAGAGAGGGTGGTGTGA
- a CDS encoding Gfo/Idh/MocA family oxidoreductase, whose translation MSNKKKCLMIGGGGMAGAWIRRFYPQFEDRIEIVALVDINADILHDSGDFLGLPRSRRYTDMVAAFGEVEADYCTIVIPPAVHRDAVMQAVEHKLDILSEKPIADTWPACVDIYRAVTEAGLKMHVIQNYRYSSRMLTMRQVLRDGALGRINHIQGRFAADYRKHGTWGAFRYEIPHTLLVEGAVHHFDMMRNLSGGDCKTIAGWEWNRPWSTFQGDCCAMYVMDMTNGVKAAYEGSCLGAAEQNSWHQEHYRAECEEGAVAIGSDGVTRMYRHTPGKGMLVEDVSPVVPEYDGHQWQINEFLDWIDGGPAPDTRLEHNIRSVAMVFAAIEASRSSRSVDVEEMVVRVAGPV comes from the coding sequence GTGTCTAACAAAAAGAAATGCCTGATGATCGGCGGCGGCGGCATGGCCGGGGCATGGATACGCCGATTCTATCCCCAATTCGAAGACCGGATCGAAATCGTCGCCCTGGTGGACATCAATGCGGATATCCTCCACGATTCCGGGGATTTCCTGGGGCTTCCACGGAGCCGCCGGTACACGGACATGGTAGCCGCCTTCGGGGAGGTGGAAGCGGACTACTGCACGATCGTGATCCCACCGGCCGTCCACCGGGACGCCGTAATGCAGGCAGTGGAACACAAGCTGGACATCCTGAGTGAAAAACCGATTGCCGACACGTGGCCCGCATGCGTAGATATATACAGGGCGGTCACGGAAGCCGGCCTGAAGATGCACGTGATTCAGAACTACCGCTATTCCAGCCGCATGCTGACCATGCGGCAGGTGCTGCGGGACGGAGCACTGGGACGAATCAACCACATCCAGGGCCGCTTTGCCGCGGACTACCGGAAGCACGGCACCTGGGGCGCCTTCCGCTACGAAATACCGCACACCCTGCTCGTGGAAGGCGCTGTGCATCACTTTGACATGATGCGGAATCTCTCCGGGGGAGACTGCAAGACGATCGCCGGATGGGAGTGGAACCGGCCGTGGAGCACCTTCCAGGGGGATTGCTGTGCCATGTACGTGATGGACATGACCAACGGGGTGAAGGCGGCTTACGAAGGTTCGTGCCTGGGCGCCGCCGAGCAGAACAGCTGGCACCAGGAGCACTACCGCGCCGAATGCGAGGAAGGCGCCGTAGCCATCGGAAGCGACGGGGTCACGCGCATGTACCGGCATACGCCCGGCAAGGGCATGCTGGTCGAGGACGTCAGTCCCGTAGTGCCGGAGTACGACGGACACCAGTGGCAGATCAACGAGTTCCTGGACTGGATCGACGGCGGCCCCGCGCCGGATACGCGCCTGGAACACAACATACGGAGCGTGGCCATGGTCTTCGCCGCCATCGAGGCCTCCCGCAGCAGCCGGTCCGTCGACGTGGAGGAGATGGTGGTGCGGGTGGCGGGCCCGGTCTGA
- a CDS encoding MATE family efflux transporter, with protein MSVSDTSKPTDQDTAPAFHPTSGSVNQVWLLAYPIILANMSETLLGVVDTYMVGQLGVAEIGAVGLGSMLAWLFYLPFLGLAMGLNTFVAQSYGAGNRKDCGYMTWQGLYMAVASGVLILLVIPFVPLLFDLAGPSAEVRRLGITYLQWRLIDGPAFMVAMTAASFFRGIGDTKTPMKIGITINIINVILNYGLIYGHFGLPRLEVQGSAMGSALAGILGGGIYLVLYLSRRLRPYDNRSVPRPRWLDQVRLLKVGAPIGLQRFLDIGSFVIFAAIIGRLGNAQLAANQIAIQLMSISYMIGLGIGMAAATLVGQYIGAKRIALAERSAYSALKLAMGIMVFVGLAFLLFPEPLVSLFNDDPDVIRYGRQGLLYAALFQAFDALAVIFIGALRGAGDTRWSAVAAFIGAWVIFLPMTYLLAFTLELDFWGAWLSATIYICLLGIACVYRFRQGAWKRMVI; from the coding sequence ATGAGCGTTTCCGATACATCGAAACCTACGGACCAGGATACGGCACCCGCCTTCCATCCCACCTCGGGAAGCGTGAACCAGGTGTGGCTGCTGGCCTACCCGATCATCCTGGCCAACATGTCAGAAACGCTGCTGGGCGTGGTCGACACGTACATGGTCGGCCAACTGGGCGTGGCCGAGATCGGTGCCGTGGGCCTCGGATCCATGCTCGCCTGGCTTTTCTACCTTCCGTTCCTGGGGCTGGCGATGGGGTTGAACACCTTCGTCGCCCAGAGCTACGGCGCGGGCAACCGGAAGGACTGCGGCTACATGACGTGGCAGGGGCTGTACATGGCCGTGGCCAGCGGCGTACTGATCCTGCTCGTCATCCCCTTCGTACCCCTGTTGTTCGACCTCGCGGGACCCTCCGCCGAAGTGCGGCGCCTGGGGATCACCTACCTGCAATGGCGGCTGATCGACGGTCCGGCCTTCATGGTCGCCATGACCGCGGCCAGCTTCTTCCGCGGGATCGGCGATACGAAGACGCCGATGAAGATCGGCATCACCATCAACATCATCAACGTCATCCTGAACTACGGGCTGATCTACGGACACTTCGGCCTGCCCCGCCTCGAGGTACAGGGATCGGCCATGGGATCGGCGCTGGCCGGCATACTGGGCGGGGGAATTTACTTGGTCCTTTACCTTTCCCGGCGGCTTCGTCCCTACGACAACCGGTCCGTGCCGCGGCCCCGTTGGCTGGACCAGGTCCGGCTCTTGAAAGTCGGCGCCCCGATTGGCCTGCAACGGTTTCTCGACATCGGCAGCTTCGTCATCTTCGCCGCCATCATCGGAAGGCTGGGAAACGCCCAGCTGGCCGCGAACCAGATCGCCATCCAGCTGATGTCCATCTCCTACATGATCGGCCTGGGCATCGGCATGGCCGCCGCCACCCTCGTGGGGCAGTATATCGGGGCCAAACGTATCGCGCTGGCCGAACGCAGCGCCTACAGCGCCCTGAAACTGGCGATGGGCATCATGGTCTTCGTCGGCCTGGCGTTCCTGTTGTTTCCCGAACCGCTGGTCAGCTTGTTCAACGACGATCCCGACGTCATCCGCTACGGCAGGCAGGGACTGCTGTACGCGGCGCTGTTCCAGGCCTTCGACGCCCTCGCGGTCATATTCATCGGCGCCCTGCGCGGGGCCGGCGACACCCGGTGGTCTGCCGTGGCCGCTTTCATCGGCGCCTGGGTGATCTTCCTTCCGATGACCTACCTGCTCGCCTTCACCCTGGAACTGGACTTCTGGGGCGCCTGGCTGAGTGCGACCATCTACATCTGCCTGCTCGGAATCGCCTGCGTCTACCGGTTCCGGCAAGGCGCCTGGAAGAGGATGGTGATATAG
- a CDS encoding SDR family oxidoreductase, whose amino-acid sequence MRLADKTAIVTGAASGIGRGTAERMAREGARVVAVDINEVGLEQTVESIRREGWTATACVADVGRDEQVRNMVQCAVDTYGGLQILHNNAYWHAPGPVCDLAEADWDRTLDVCLKAIYLGCRHAIPVMRESGGGAVVNTASVHSLAGFRDYAAYDAAKGGVIGITRAVAVDYGPEIRSNAVLPGAILTNAWDGLDESIRKPYIDRPPMKRLGLPEDIASAVVFLASDEASFITGASLVVDGGLTIVGDA is encoded by the coding sequence ATGAGACTGGCAGACAAGACGGCGATCGTAACCGGCGCGGCCTCGGGCATTGGACGGGGCACCGCGGAGAGGATGGCGCGGGAAGGCGCCCGGGTCGTGGCCGTGGACATCAACGAAGTGGGGCTGGAACAGACGGTCGAATCGATCCGCCGGGAAGGCTGGACGGCCACGGCCTGCGTCGCCGACGTGGGCCGGGACGAACAGGTTCGGAACATGGTCCAGTGTGCGGTCGACACCTACGGCGGGCTACAGATACTGCACAACAACGCGTACTGGCACGCGCCCGGACCGGTGTGCGACCTGGCGGAAGCCGATTGGGACCGGACGCTCGACGTGTGCCTGAAAGCGATCTACCTGGGCTGCAGGCACGCCATCCCGGTCATGAGGGAATCCGGCGGAGGCGCCGTCGTCAACACGGCGTCGGTGCACAGCCTGGCCGGGTTTCGGGACTACGCCGCCTACGACGCAGCCAAGGGCGGCGTCATTGGGATCACGCGGGCTGTCGCCGTGGACTACGGTCCGGAGATCCGCAGCAACGCGGTGCTGCCCGGCGCCATACTGACGAATGCCTGGGACGGCCTCGACGAGTCGATACGCAAACCCTACATCGACCGGCCGCCCATGAAGCGGCTGGGTCTGCCGGAAGACATCGCGTCCGCGGTGGTGTTTCTCGCGTCCGACGAGGCGTCCTTCATCACCGGCGCCAGCCTCGTGGTCGACGGCGGACTGACCATCGTCGGGGACGCGTAG
- a CDS encoding enolase — protein MKVTNVERFTVTVPFTQGQRPMAERTVYNWSVFELCKVTTDAGLVGWGETIVHYIHARVTDQSVQRVMGKSPADFMQDDTIGAGLQMALYDVVGKALEVPCHKLLGSKVRDWVPISWWSNEGPPDDWVRQVRDAVDKGYTTIKLKQRPWHDIHEQMTEIDANVPRHFRVDLDANGSMHNAAAAMPVMRGLEGFDIVAMFETPIPQPDILGNRQLRQVISRPIAMHFGSPPYTTAIREAVCDGFVVSGGATRVKYQGILSAEANMPFWLQMVGNGLTTTWAAHLGAVLTHATWPAITCVNLYRHHLLKHPIEVVGGFHRVPDGPGLGVEVDEEAMHGFLVPDDVMRPFLDRDEPYDFPRPRFIRTAVSPDGHRVHFGNIRHGWELEAYTPGIRTEYWREDGTAEFEDLWRRTRESPVTER, from the coding sequence CTGAAAGTCACCAACGTGGAACGCTTCACCGTCACCGTGCCGTTCACGCAGGGACAGCGGCCCATGGCGGAGCGGACGGTTTACAACTGGTCCGTGTTCGAACTGTGCAAGGTCACCACCGACGCCGGCCTCGTGGGCTGGGGCGAGACCATCGTCCACTACATCCACGCGCGGGTGACCGACCAGAGCGTGCAGCGCGTCATGGGAAAGAGCCCGGCGGACTTCATGCAGGACGATACGATCGGCGCCGGGCTGCAGATGGCCCTCTACGACGTGGTGGGCAAGGCGCTCGAGGTTCCCTGTCACAAGCTCCTGGGCAGCAAGGTGCGGGACTGGGTGCCCATATCCTGGTGGTCCAACGAGGGACCGCCGGACGACTGGGTCCGCCAGGTGCGGGACGCCGTGGACAAGGGGTATACGACCATCAAGCTGAAACAACGGCCCTGGCACGACATCCACGAACAGATGACGGAAATCGACGCCAACGTGCCGCGCCACTTCCGGGTGGACCTCGACGCCAACGGCTCCATGCACAACGCCGCGGCGGCCATGCCCGTCATGCGCGGCCTGGAGGGGTTCGACATCGTGGCCATGTTCGAGACGCCCATACCGCAGCCCGACATCCTGGGGAACCGCCAGTTGCGGCAGGTCATCAGCCGTCCCATCGCCATGCATTTCGGTTCGCCGCCCTACACCACAGCGATCCGCGAGGCGGTCTGCGACGGTTTCGTCGTCAGCGGCGGCGCCACGCGGGTTAAGTACCAGGGCATCCTCAGCGCGGAGGCCAACATGCCCTTCTGGCTCCAGATGGTCGGCAACGGGCTCACCACCACCTGGGCCGCCCATCTCGGCGCCGTCCTCACCCACGCCACCTGGCCTGCCATCACCTGCGTCAACCTGTACCGCCACCACCTGCTCAAGCATCCCATCGAGGTCGTGGGCGGCTTCCACCGCGTGCCCGACGGGCCCGGGCTGGGCGTCGAAGTGGACGAAGAGGCCATGCACGGATTCCTCGTCCCGGATGACGTGATGCGACCCTTTCTCGACCGGGACGAACCCTACGACTTTCCCAGGCCGCGTTTCATCCGCACGGCGGTTTCTCCCGACGGACACCGCGTCCATTTCGGGAATATCCGTCACGGCTGGGAACTGGAGGCCTACACGCCCGGCATCCGAACCGAATACTGGCGGGAGGACGGCACCGCGGAGTTCGAGGACCTGTGGCGCCGCACCCGGGAGTCACCGGTTACCGAACGTTGA
- a CDS encoding peptidase M42 has translation MSADDHLVSLLQELVYARGPSGQEDEVRAVCEQELQSLCDETRVDAAGNVVGLLKGASPDAPVIRVMAHLDELALVVKRVNEDGTLRVNPLGGIYPANYGQGPVEILADDGIVPGVLSVGPQHTTADSARIWETKARGGNVAMDWKHVYVFTRMTAAQLKEAGIHAGTRVVIAQSRRAFWEIEDCIGGYFMDNRAAIAIAIGAAVSMRDRGVRPACDAYLVMTTSEEIGGHGAAYAARSLPGEVSLAVDSGPACEEYGVALSDEPIVVYGDGGGLYDKAVADRLLACGRALDMDPQCAYWQSYASDATMAKSVGQTPQAGLLCIPTENTHGFEIIPRNSLVRCAALLAAYLEKPE, from the coding sequence ATGTCCGCCGACGACCACCTCGTTTCGCTGCTCCAGGAACTCGTTTACGCCCGGGGGCCGTCAGGCCAGGAAGACGAGGTGCGGGCGGTCTGCGAACAGGAACTGCAGTCCCTGTGCGACGAGACCCGGGTCGACGCCGCCGGCAACGTCGTCGGCCTGTTAAAGGGCGCCTCGCCGGACGCCCCGGTGATCCGCGTGATGGCCCACCTGGACGAGCTGGCCCTGGTCGTCAAGCGCGTCAACGAGGACGGCACGCTCCGGGTCAATCCCCTCGGGGGCATCTATCCGGCCAACTACGGGCAGGGCCCCGTTGAGATCCTCGCGGACGACGGCATCGTTCCGGGCGTCCTGTCCGTCGGACCGCAGCACACGACGGCCGATTCCGCGCGGATCTGGGAGACCAAGGCCAGGGGCGGCAACGTGGCCATGGACTGGAAGCACGTGTACGTCTTCACGCGCATGACGGCGGCACAGCTCAAGGAGGCGGGGATCCACGCCGGTACGCGCGTCGTCATCGCTCAATCGCGGCGCGCTTTCTGGGAAATCGAAGACTGCATCGGCGGGTATTTCATGGACAACCGGGCGGCCATCGCCATCGCCATTGGCGCGGCCGTGAGCATGAGGGACCGCGGCGTCCGGCCCGCGTGCGATGCCTACCTGGTGATGACCACCTCCGAGGAGATCGGTGGTCACGGCGCCGCATATGCCGCGCGGTCCCTGCCCGGCGAGGTGTCCCTGGCCGTGGATTCCGGCCCGGCCTGCGAGGAATACGGCGTGGCGCTCTCCGACGAACCCATCGTGGTCTACGGCGACGGAGGGGGACTCTACGACAAGGCCGTCGCGGACCGCCTGCTGGCGTGCGGACGCGCGCTGGACATGGACCCCCAGTGCGCGTACTGGCAGAGCTACGCCTCGGACGCCACCATGGCCAAGTCCGTGGGGCAGACGCCCCAGGCCGGCCTGCTGTGCATCCCCACGGAGAACACACACGGTTTCGAGATCATACCCCGCAACAGTCTGGTCCGGTGCGCCGCCCTGCTGGCGGCCTACCTGGAAAAACCGGAGTAA
- a CDS encoding carbohydrate kinase gives MHKISRTISPNLNAKIKDRYAIAGLGELLWDMLPSGPQLGGAPANFAYFASLLGEEGIVASRVGRDDLGDRAVDRIAGHGLSTEAIQRDEIYPTGTVEMALGPDGQPEFTINGDVAWEHMAWTPGWSALAARADVVCFGTVCRHQAGSATAVTAFLEALGPAALRLFDVNLRQDRYAPALLHDSFHHAQIVKLNDGELRTVCPLLDLGGEDLETMARQLREHYELEVVCVTRGAEGSLLVTASETVAHPGVPVDVVDTIGAGDAFTAVLASGYLRGVPLERVSEAANRFGAWVASQTGAMPAADEAVCSAVRNTLREA, from the coding sequence ATGCACAAAATCAGCCGAACGATTAGTCCAAACCTCAATGCTAAAATAAAAGACCGCTACGCCATCGCCGGCCTGGGTGAATTGCTCTGGGACATGCTGCCGTCGGGCCCCCAACTCGGCGGCGCCCCGGCAAACTTCGCCTACTTCGCGTCCCTCCTGGGAGAAGAGGGCATCGTAGCAAGCCGGGTCGGCCGGGACGACCTCGGGGACCGGGCCGTGGACCGCATCGCCGGTCACGGTCTCTCCACCGAAGCGATACAGCGGGACGAAATCTATCCCACCGGGACGGTCGAGATGGCCCTTGGACCAGACGGACAGCCCGAATTTACGATCAACGGTGATGTCGCGTGGGAGCACATGGCGTGGACGCCCGGCTGGTCGGCGCTGGCGGCCCGGGCGGATGTCGTGTGCTTCGGGACGGTGTGCCGTCACCAGGCGGGTTCGGCGACCGCGGTCACGGCATTCCTCGAGGCCCTGGGGCCCGCCGCCCTTCGCCTCTTCGACGTGAACCTGCGGCAGGACCGGTACGCCCCGGCCCTGCTGCACGATTCCTTCCATCACGCCCAAATCGTCAAGCTGAACGACGGGGAACTGCGCACGGTCTGTCCCCTGCTGGACCTCGGGGGCGAGGATCTCGAGACCATGGCGCGGCAGCTACGCGAGCACTATGAGCTGGAAGTGGTCTGCGTCACCCGCGGCGCGGAAGGCAGCCTGCTGGTCACCGCGTCGGAGACCGTGGCCCACCCGGGCGTGCCGGTCGACGTGGTGGACACCATCGGCGCCGGCGACGCCTTCACCGCGGTCCTGGCCAGCGGGTACCTGCGCGGCGTGCCGTTAGAACGGGTGAGCGAAGCCGCCAACCGGTTCGGCGCCTGGGTCGCGTCTCAGACCGGCGCTATGCCGGCGGCCGACGAGGCGGTGTGCTCCGCGGTCCGGAATACCCTCCGGGAAGCATAG
- a CDS encoding molybdopterin-dependent oxidoreductase: MSIRHKPGLIESLAEKIGLIPNLHEEDGPDLPSLTEGGALTDYPPPDQWDDWVEYEAQDWPRQQAKRYMVVPTACFNCEAGCGMLSYVDKETMEVRKFEGNPYHPASRGRNCAKGPATINQIRDTDRILYPVRRSGARGSGEWERVSWDDALDDIAGRIRERLQQGANNEIAYHVGRPGAEGYIDRVLKAWGVDGHNSHTNICSSGARFGYALWHFFDRPSPDHANARFILLISAHLESGHYFNPHAQRIIEGMMKGAKLAVMDPRLSNTASMADHWMPTYPGSEAAVLLAMANVILQDGLYDGAFMKTWVNWQTYLEKEHPDAPRTFERFIEALKGVYSEYTPEFAEQESGVPAAHIVEIAREIGRAGSRFATHNWRSAGSGNAGGWAVARCLHFLNVLTGSVGTEGGTSPSGWNKFKPNVFDHPPDQKFWNELHFPKEYPLSHYEMSFLLPHFLKEGRGKLAVYFTRVFNPVWTYPDGFTWVEALRDEEKVGLHAALTPTWNETAYFADYVLPMGHASERHDIISYETHSGTWIGFRQPVLREARRRMGDPVTFTYEANPGEVWEEDEFWIELSWRIDPDGSLGIRDHFISPYRPGEKITVDEYYRYIFDHVDGLPEAAAEEGLSTLDYMRKYGAFEVEKTAYAKHLKKLDDEAVAGAEVDPETNTLVADGKTVGVMVDGAPRAGFPTPSLKQEFYSQTMVDWGWPEYAIPTYIKSHVHPDELDREKGEFPLVPTFRLPTLIHSRSGNAKWLNEISNRNPVWMHRQDADRMGITTGDLVRVTTEIGHFVDRVWVTEAMKPGVVACSHHLGRWRRKQDADGNRWSVNLVDIQEADGGKWRMKVMDGIRPYESADRDSSRIFWRDGGVHQNITFPVHPDPISGMHCWHQKVRIEKAREEDAYGDVMVDTEKSFEVYREWLARTRPAPGPGGLRRPLWLNRPLRPAEETYYLPE; this comes from the coding sequence ATGTCCATACGCCATAAACCGGGATTGATCGAATCGCTGGCTGAGAAGATCGGCCTGATCCCCAACCTGCACGAAGAGGACGGGCCTGATCTCCCGAGCCTGACCGAGGGCGGCGCGCTCACGGACTACCCGCCGCCGGACCAGTGGGACGACTGGGTGGAGTACGAGGCGCAGGACTGGCCGCGGCAACAGGCCAAACGCTACATGGTGGTGCCCACGGCCTGCTTCAACTGCGAAGCCGGATGCGGAATGCTGAGCTACGTCGACAAGGAGACGATGGAGGTCCGCAAGTTCGAGGGCAATCCCTACCACCCGGCCAGCCGGGGGCGCAACTGCGCCAAGGGTCCGGCGACCATCAACCAGATCCGCGACACCGACCGCATCCTCTATCCCGTGCGCAGGTCGGGCGCCCGGGGGAGCGGCGAGTGGGAACGGGTGTCCTGGGACGACGCGCTGGACGACATCGCCGGCCGGATCCGCGAACGGCTGCAGCAGGGCGCGAACAACGAAATCGCCTACCACGTGGGCCGGCCCGGCGCCGAGGGCTACATCGACCGGGTGCTCAAGGCCTGGGGCGTGGACGGGCACAACAGCCACACCAACATCTGCTCGTCGGGCGCCCGCTTCGGCTACGCCCTCTGGCATTTCTTCGACCGGCCGTCGCCGGATCACGCCAACGCGCGGTTCATCCTCCTCATCAGCGCCCACCTGGAATCGGGACACTATTTCAATCCCCACGCCCAGCGCATCATCGAGGGCATGATGAAGGGGGCAAAACTCGCCGTCATGGACCCGAGGCTGTCCAACACGGCCAGCATGGCCGACCACTGGATGCCCACCTATCCGGGCAGCGAGGCCGCGGTGCTGCTGGCCATGGCCAACGTCATCCTGCAGGACGGCCTCTACGACGGCGCGTTCATGAAGACGTGGGTGAACTGGCAGACCTACCTGGAGAAGGAACATCCGGACGCGCCGCGCACCTTCGAACGTTTCATCGAGGCGCTCAAGGGGGTCTACAGCGAATACACCCCCGAGTTCGCCGAGCAGGAGAGCGGCGTGCCGGCGGCGCATATCGTGGAGATAGCCCGGGAGATCGGACGGGCGGGATCGCGGTTCGCCACCCACAACTGGCGCAGCGCGGGCAGCGGCAACGCCGGCGGCTGGGCCGTGGCGCGGTGCCTCCACTTCCTGAACGTCCTTACCGGCAGCGTCGGCACGGAGGGCGGGACCTCGCCGAGCGGGTGGAACAAGTTCAAGCCCAACGTCTTCGACCATCCCCCGGACCAGAAGTTCTGGAACGAACTGCATTTCCCGAAGGAATACCCCCTCTCCCATTACGAGATGAGCTTCCTCCTGCCCCATTTCCTGAAAGAGGGGCGTGGGAAGCTGGCCGTCTACTTCACCCGGGTGTTCAATCCCGTGTGGACATACCCCGACGGGTTCACCTGGGTCGAGGCGCTGCGCGACGAGGAGAAGGTGGGGCTGCACGCGGCCCTGACTCCCACGTGGAACGAGACGGCCTATTTCGCCGACTACGTGCTGCCCATGGGCCACGCCAGCGAACGCCACGACATCATCAGCTACGAGACCCACTCGGGCACCTGGATCGGTTTCCGCCAGCCCGTCCTGCGCGAGGCGCGGCGGCGCATGGGCGATCCGGTGACCTTCACCTACGAGGCCAACCCGGGCGAGGTGTGGGAAGAGGACGAGTTCTGGATCGAGCTGTCCTGGCGCATCGATCCCGACGGCAGCCTGGGGATCAGGGACCATTTCATCTCGCCCTACCGGCCCGGCGAGAAGATCACCGTCGACGAATACTACCGTTACATCTTCGACCACGTGGACGGGCTGCCCGAGGCCGCCGCGGAAGAAGGGCTGTCCACCCTGGACTACATGCGCAAGTACGGCGCTTTCGAGGTGGAGAAGACGGCCTACGCGAAGCACCTCAAGAAGCTGGATGACGAGGCCGTCGCGGGCGCTGAGGTCGACCCGGAGACGAATACCCTGGTCGCCGACGGCAAGACCGTAGGCGTCATGGTGGACGGCGCGCCGCGTGCGGGTTTCCCCACGCCGTCGCTCAAGCAGGAATTCTACTCCCAGACCATGGTGGACTGGGGCTGGCCGGAGTACGCCATCCCCACCTACATCAAGAGCCACGTGCACCCCGACGAGCTCGACCGCGAGAAGGGTGAGTTCCCGCTGGTGCCCACCTTTCGGCTGCCCACGCTGATCCACTCAAGGTCGGGCAACGCCAAGTGGCTCAACGAGATCTCCAACCGCAACCCCGTGTGGATGCACCGCCAGGACGCCGACCGGATGGGCATCACCACGGGCGACCTGGTCCGGGTGACCACCGAGATCGGCCATTTCGTGGACCGTGTCTGGGTCACCGAGGCCATGAAGCCCGGCGTGGTCGCCTGCTCCCACCACCTGGGCCGCTGGCGGCGCAAGCAGGACGCGGACGGCAATCGCTGGTCCGTCAACCTGGTGGATATCCAGGAGGCGGACGGCGGCAAGTGGCGCATGAAAGTGATGGACGGAATCCGGCCCTACGAAAGCGCCGACCGCGACTCCTCCCGCATCTTCTGGCGGGACGGCGGCGTGCACCAGAACATCACTTTCCCCGTGCACCCCGATCCAATAAGCGGAATGCACTGCTGGCACCAGAAGGTCCGGATCGAAAAGGCCCGCGAAGAGGACGCCTACGGGGACGTGATGGTGGATACGGAGAAGTCCTTCGAGGTGTACCGCGAATGGCTGGCCCGGACGCGCCCCGCGCCCGGGCCGGGCGGATTGCGCCGGCCCCTCTGGCTCAACCGTCCCCTGCGGCCTGCGGAAGAGACCTACTACCTGCCTGAATAA